A single region of the Silene latifolia isolate original U9 population chromosome 8, ASM4854445v1, whole genome shotgun sequence genome encodes:
- the LOC141597465 gene encoding F-box/FBD/LRR-repeat protein At5g56420-like: protein MESMSKKRRSCESNDGMEDRLSGLPDEVIVHILSFMPTLDAVRTMLIRQLRNLWTLVPALRNLGNISKDAKIIGDVRMWLRYAIEKEVRVLYFRYSAPFDPPRCIFTSQSLATLALLGCTIEHYVHQSQIHLGMLRKLSLIGVKGSTKSYDQLISGCPSLQELVVSASSGFEILNINAPSVSN from the exons ATGGAATCAATGTCAAAGAAGAGAAGAAGTTGTGAAAGTAATGATGGTATGGAAGATAGGTTGAGTGGTTTGCCTGATGAAGTGATTGTGCATATACTTTCATTTATGCCTACTCTAGATGCTGTTCGAACAATGTTAATTCGGCAATTGCGAAACCTCTGGACTTTGGTTCCTGCTCTTAG GAACTTGGGAAATATCTCGAAAGATGCAAAGATAATTGGTGATGTTAGAATGTGGCTGAGATATGCTATTGAAAAAGAAGTCAGAGTTCTCTATTTCCGTTATTCTGCTCCTTTTGATCCACCTCGTTGCATTTTCACTAGTCAATCTCTTGCTACACTTGCACTCCTTGGATGTACAATCGAGCACTATGTGCACCAATCTCAAATCCACCTGGGAATGTTAAGAAAATTATCGCTTATAGGTGTTAAGGGAAGTACTAAGAGTTACGATCAGTTGATTTCTGGATGTCCTTCTCTACAAGAATTGGTTGTATCTGCCAGTTCAGGGTTTGAAATCTTGAATATTAATGCTCCAAGTGTTAGTAAT